A region of Rhodospirillales bacterium DNA encodes the following proteins:
- a CDS encoding M81 family metallopeptidase: protein MRVFIACLGTETNTFVPFPTGRRTFEERAFYRGDATKHTPNLFSAPLHVWRKRAEERGWEVVESLCAFAEPSGITVRSVYEAYRDEILADLAKAMPVDIALINMHGAMVADGYDDCEGDLLARVRAVVGPKAVVAGELDLHCHLTEAMLASADALVTFKEYPHVDSMDRAEEVFRIAADAAEGKTKPVMAMWDCRMVSMYRTPIAPMRGFVDRMKSFEGKDGILSVSLGHGFPWGDVAETGARTLVVADRDKAKALALAEKLGRELFDMRESTRTDYWTPEGLAERAATRTPSKPLVAAETAHNAGGGSPSDATHVLKALLDRGAKDALVCLLWDPMAFAIAEEAGEGATLEMRLGGKSGPISGQPVDMVVTVRKLAYDCKQSFGDSGVKSNVGNLAWLQGDGVDVIVNTRRTQVLNPDVFEPLGLDPAAYKLIVVKSSQHFYAGFAPIASEVVYVTTPGGIEPDFANIRYVKRTAAYWPRVDDPFAASNH from the coding sequence GTGCGCGTTTTCATCGCCTGTCTCGGCACCGAGACCAACACCTTCGTGCCCTTCCCCACCGGCCGCCGCACCTTCGAGGAGCGCGCCTTCTACCGCGGCGACGCCACCAAGCACACGCCCAACCTGTTCTCCGCGCCGCTGCATGTCTGGCGCAAGCGCGCGGAGGAGCGCGGCTGGGAGGTGGTCGAGAGCCTGTGCGCCTTCGCCGAGCCGTCGGGCATCACGGTGCGCTCGGTCTACGAGGCCTACCGCGACGAGATCCTCGCCGACCTCGCGAAGGCGATGCCGGTCGACATCGCGCTGATCAACATGCACGGCGCGATGGTCGCCGACGGCTACGACGATTGCGAGGGCGACCTGCTGGCGCGCGTGCGCGCCGTCGTCGGTCCGAAGGCCGTCGTGGCCGGCGAGCTCGACCTGCACTGCCATCTGACCGAGGCGATGCTGGCCAGCGCCGACGCGCTGGTGACGTTCAAGGAATATCCGCACGTCGATTCGATGGACCGCGCCGAGGAGGTGTTCCGCATCGCCGCCGACGCCGCGGAGGGCAAGACCAAACCCGTGATGGCGATGTGGGACTGCCGCATGGTGTCGATGTACCGCACGCCGATCGCGCCGATGCGCGGCTTCGTCGACCGCATGAAATCGTTCGAGGGCAAGGACGGCATCCTCTCGGTGTCGCTGGGCCACGGCTTCCCATGGGGCGACGTCGCGGAGACCGGCGCGCGCACGCTCGTGGTCGCCGACCGCGACAAGGCCAAGGCGCTGGCGCTGGCGGAGAAGCTCGGCCGCGAGCTGTTCGACATGCGCGAGAGCACGCGCACCGACTACTGGACGCCGGAGGGACTGGCGGAGCGCGCCGCCACGAGGACTCCGTCGAAGCCGCTGGTCGCGGCGGAGACGGCCCACAACGCCGGCGGCGGCTCGCCCAGCGACGCCACGCACGTGCTCAAGGCGCTGCTCGACCGCGGCGCGAAGGACGCGCTGGTCTGCCTGCTGTGGGATCCGATGGCCTTCGCCATCGCCGAGGAGGCGGGCGAGGGCGCGACGCTGGAGATGCGGCTGGGCGGCAAGTCCGGGCCGATCAGCGGCCAGCCCGTCGACATGGTCGTGACCGTGCGCAAGCTGGCCTACGACTGCAAGCAGAGCTTCGGCGACAGCGGCGTGAAGAGCAACGTCGGCAACCTCGCGTGGCTGCAAGGCGACGGCGTCGACGTGATCGTCAACACGCGGCGCACGCAGGTGCTGAACCCCGACGTGTTCGAGCCGCTAGGGCTCGATCCCGCCGCCTACAAGCTGATCGTCGTGAAATCGTCGCAGCATTTCTACGCCGGCTTCGCGCCGATCGCGTCGGAGGTCGTGTACGTCACGACGCCGGGCGGCATCGAGCCGGACTTCGCCAACATCCGCTACGTCAAGCGCACGGCGGCCTACTGGCCGCGGGTCGACGATCCGTTCGCCGCCAGCAACCATTGA
- a CDS encoding 2-dehydropantoate 2-reductase has translation MRIAIVGLGGVGGYFGGLLAKGGEDVAAVARGAHLAAVRAGGLRVEGPRGDFTVRIDASDDAAKLGVADVVVFAVKLYQVEDAARAAAPMFGPATLAVSLLNGIGGPETIARVLPSATVLPGCAYVSGVIAAPGHVRYTGAMSSIVFGAPEGDAAARAKAADFAARCARAGFAAEMTDDVRGALWSKLIGLCTNAALTSAARLPAGPLYSDPDVLEVAAALIAEATAVARAQGVALPDDIEASTLARLKGFPPGMYASMYHDIARGGPIEVEGLSGHIVREGRRLGVATPHHLAIYAVLKPHRAGLPKPV, from the coding sequence ATGCGCATCGCGATCGTCGGACTCGGTGGCGTCGGCGGCTACTTCGGGGGATTGCTCGCGAAGGGCGGCGAGGACGTCGCGGCGGTGGCGCGCGGCGCGCATCTCGCGGCGGTCCGGGCCGGCGGCCTGCGCGTCGAGGGACCGCGCGGCGACTTCACCGTCCGCATCGACGCGAGCGACGACGCCGCGAAACTCGGCGTCGCCGACGTCGTGGTCTTCGCGGTCAAGCTCTACCAGGTCGAGGACGCCGCGCGCGCCGCCGCGCCGATGTTCGGGCCGGCGACGCTGGCGGTCTCGCTGCTCAACGGCATCGGCGGACCCGAGACGATCGCGCGTGTCCTGCCATCGGCCACGGTGCTGCCGGGCTGCGCCTACGTCTCCGGCGTGATCGCCGCGCCGGGACACGTGCGCTACACTGGCGCGATGTCGTCGATCGTGTTCGGCGCGCCGGAGGGGGACGCCGCCGCGCGCGCCAAGGCCGCCGATTTCGCCGCGCGCTGCGCCAGGGCCGGCTTCGCCGCCGAGATGACCGACGACGTGCGCGGCGCGCTGTGGAGCAAGCTGATCGGGTTGTGCACCAACGCCGCGCTGACCTCGGCGGCGCGACTGCCGGCCGGTCCGCTCTATTCCGATCCCGACGTGCTCGAGGTCGCCGCCGCGTTGATCGCGGAGGCGACGGCCGTGGCGCGCGCGCAGGGCGTGGCGCTGCCCGACGACATCGAGGCCTCGACGCTGGCGCGGCTCAAGGGATTCCCGCCGGGCATGTACGCCTCGATGTACCATGACATCGCGCGGGGCGGTCCGATCGAGGTCGAGGGCCTGTCCGGCCACATCGTGCGCGAAGGGCGCCGGCTGGGGGTCGCGACGCCGCACCACCTCGCGATCTACGCCGTGCTGAAGCCGCACCGCGCGGGCCTGCCGAAGCCGGTGTGA
- a CDS encoding DUF4189 domain-containing protein, whose amino-acid sequence MNRLPRAAALASALLFGAPAAHGQASPYWVTYAYDAGSGAWGLGWGRTDRDLTMSEALSRCGRPGCKLGNVTLARCIAVATGTSRGAGFGAANDAESAKAHALRFCRSGASGSTCEVSAVRCGG is encoded by the coding sequence ATGAACCGTCTGCCCCGCGCCGCCGCCCTCGCGTCCGCTCTGCTTTTCGGTGCCCCGGCGGCGCACGGCCAAGCCTCGCCCTACTGGGTGACATACGCCTACGACGCCGGCAGTGGCGCGTGGGGCCTGGGATGGGGCCGGACGGATCGCGACCTGACGATGAGCGAGGCCCTGTCGCGCTGCGGACGTCCCGGCTGCAAGCTCGGCAACGTCACGCTGGCGCGCTGCATCGCGGTCGCGACCGGCACGTCTCGGGGCGCGGGATTCGGCGCCGCCAACGACGCCGAGAGCGCGAAGGCGCACGCGCTGCGCTTCTGCCGAAGCGGGGCTTCGGGCTCGACCTGCGAAGTCAGCGCCGTGCGTTGCGGCGGCTGA
- a CDS encoding Lrp/AsnC family transcriptional regulator — protein sequence MTTLDRTDFAILAILQNDARVPNKDLAARVGLAPSSCHERVKRLWSEGVLTGAHAVVDAKHMGVGIEALLFIELAKHERATVDTLMADVVSIPEVRSAYLITGRHDLVVHVVARDMAHLKDLALDSFTNRPGVTRIETSIIFDQRSRPEIARLSE from the coding sequence ATGACGACGCTAGACCGAACTGACTTCGCCATTCTGGCGATTTTACAGAATGATGCCCGCGTCCCGAACAAGGACCTCGCAGCCCGGGTGGGCCTCGCGCCGTCGAGTTGCCACGAGCGGGTCAAGCGGCTGTGGAGCGAGGGCGTGCTGACGGGCGCGCACGCCGTCGTCGACGCGAAACACATGGGCGTCGGCATCGAGGCCCTGCTGTTCATCGAACTCGCCAAGCACGAGCGCGCGACCGTCGACACGCTCATGGCCGATGTCGTCTCGATCCCCGAGGTGCGGTCGGCCTACCTCATCACCGGGCGCCACGACCTCGTCGTCCATGTCGTGGCGCGCGACATGGCGCATCTGAAGGACCTCGCGCTCGACAGCTTCACCAACCGGCCGGGTGTCACCCGGATCGAGACCTCGATCATCTTCGACCAGCGCAGCCGTCCCGAGATCGCGCGGCTGTCGGAGTGA
- a CDS encoding DUF937 domain-containing protein, producing the protein MGLLDSILGGALGGRGAGGGGGAQTMILQAVLGMLMNGGLNRGGGAGGAGPGGLDLGAILGGLLGGQQGGGAPGGGGGMGGLGGMLGGALGGGGGQPSGGGMGGLGGMLGGGLGGLGQVFEQAGYGEHMKSWVSTGENKELSSDDVGRIFGPNALGQLARHAGVSEHETAGHLSTILPQLVDGLTPTGGLPRSDDDVPVDALDALVGRLTGGAR; encoded by the coding sequence ATGGGCCTGCTCGATTCGATCCTCGGGGGCGCGCTTGGCGGGCGCGGCGCGGGTGGTGGTGGTGGCGCGCAAACCATGATCCTGCAGGCCGTGCTCGGCATGCTGATGAACGGCGGCCTCAACCGCGGCGGCGGGGCCGGTGGCGCCGGACCCGGCGGTCTCGACCTCGGCGCCATCCTCGGCGGGCTTCTGGGCGGCCAGCAGGGCGGCGGCGCGCCGGGTGGCGGTGGCGGCATGGGCGGCCTCGGCGGGATGCTTGGCGGCGCGCTGGGCGGCGGCGGTGGCCAGCCGTCTGGCGGCGGCATGGGCGGACTCGGCGGGATGCTGGGCGGCGGCCTCGGCGGGCTCGGCCAGGTCTTCGAGCAGGCCGGCTACGGCGAGCACATGAAGTCCTGGGTCTCTACCGGCGAGAACAAGGAGCTGTCGTCGGACGATGTCGGGCGCATCTTCGGCCCCAACGCGCTCGGCCAGCTCGCGCGCCACGCCGGCGTGTCCGAGCACGAGACGGCCGGCCACCTCTCGACGATCCTGCCGCAGCTCGTGGATGGCCTGACTCCGACCGGCGGATTGCCGCGTAGCGACGACGACGTGCCGGTGGACGCCCTCGACGCGCTGGTCGGCCGGCTCACGGGTGGCGCGCGGTAG
- a CDS encoding phytanoyl-CoA dioxygenase family protein, protein MSFVLSRLAEITGDDVERFRRDGFLVVEGVLSTERVAALRESFPKLFAGKFDTGVYPDEWYWREGMSLPDVTRHMGNAWKADLTVAKLALSAEIGRAAGALTGWPGVRLGQDTIWWKPPKTKAVTLHQDSSFMDFLDPPLTVTCWVTLDDTHRDAGTLEYVPGSHRWPLTPIPEGFHAPDDHRAGMKLAARGAGVADPEPFFIEVPAGSCVFHAGEIWHGSAANGSADRMRRSIGIHMTQADARFSDRHGGYIYRRYQRTDDPTLDESYFPILWSRHGHRTPWIDHYCATGRRSVSRQEEG, encoded by the coding sequence ATGAGCTTCGTCCTGTCCCGGCTCGCCGAGATCACCGGCGACGACGTCGAGCGGTTCCGCAGGGACGGTTTCCTCGTGGTCGAGGGCGTGCTCTCGACCGAGCGCGTCGCGGCGCTACGCGAGAGCTTCCCCAAGCTGTTCGCCGGCAAGTTCGACACGGGCGTCTACCCCGACGAATGGTACTGGCGCGAGGGCATGAGCCTGCCCGACGTCACGCGCCACATGGGCAACGCGTGGAAGGCCGATCTCACCGTCGCCAAGCTGGCGCTGTCGGCCGAGATCGGACGCGCCGCCGGAGCGCTGACCGGCTGGCCCGGCGTGCGACTCGGACAGGACACGATCTGGTGGAAGCCGCCGAAGACGAAGGCGGTCACGCTGCACCAGGACAGCTCGTTCATGGATTTCCTCGATCCGCCGCTCACCGTCACCTGCTGGGTGACGCTCGACGACACGCACCGCGACGCCGGCACGCTGGAATACGTGCCCGGCTCGCACCGTTGGCCGTTGACCCCGATCCCGGAGGGCTTCCACGCGCCGGATGATCACCGCGCCGGCATGAAGCTGGCGGCCCGCGGCGCCGGCGTCGCGGACCCCGAGCCCTTCTTCATCGAGGTGCCGGCCGGCTCCTGCGTGTTCCACGCCGGCGAGATCTGGCACGGCTCCGCGGCCAACGGGTCGGCCGACCGGATGCGGCGGTCGATCGGCATCCACATGACCCAGGCGGACGCGCGGTTCTCCGACCGGCACGGAGGCTATATCTACCGGCGCTACCAGCGCACCGACGACCCCACGCTCGACGAGAGCTATTTCCCGATACTGTGGAGCCGGCACGGCCACCGCACGCCGTGGATCGACCATTACTGCGCGACCGGACGGCGCAGCGTGTCGCGACAAGAGGAGGGATGA
- a CDS encoding protease complex subunit PrcB family protein, protein MSIAYPDPGPAPGAVPFAAPSRLGGRIGRRALAGVAVLVAIAALALGRGAGPAGAQTFGFKMWEGSRSGAAQAGTKVATTVSEWETLWRQLRVEPPPAFDPARQTGVAIYLGTRPTPGYGVHVVATERRGDRLVVVIEETRPAPGSKLPQMITSPYALLLLEGAGGTVTIERRIRD, encoded by the coding sequence ATGAGCATCGCGTATCCTGATCCCGGCCCGGCTCCCGGCGCCGTTCCCTTCGCGGCGCCGTCGCGTCTCGGCGGCCGCATCGGCCGCCGCGCGCTGGCCGGCGTCGCCGTCCTCGTCGCCATCGCCGCGCTCGCGCTCGGCCGCGGCGCCGGCCCCGCCGGCGCGCAGACATTCGGGTTCAAAATGTGGGAAGGCTCGCGCTCCGGCGCCGCCCAGGCGGGCACGAAGGTCGCGACCACGGTGTCCGAATGGGAGACGCTGTGGCGCCAGCTCCGCGTCGAGCCGCCGCCGGCCTTCGATCCGGCGCGCCAGACCGGCGTGGCGATCTACCTCGGCACGCGGCCGACTCCGGGCTACGGCGTGCACGTCGTCGCCACGGAGCGTCGCGGCGACCGGCTGGTGGTCGTCATCGAGGAGACGCGGCCGGCGCCCGGCAGCAAGCTGCCGCAGATGATCACCTCGCCCTACGCGCTGCTGTTGCTGGAGGGTGCCGGCGGCACCGTCACCATCGAACGCCGCATCCGCGATTGA